In Ancylomarina subtilis, the genomic stretch CTTCAGGATCATCTATTAATGTTGTTTTTGAATCGTTTTCAGTAGAGCTGCACTCTAATTGCAATTACGATTGGTTGAAGATTTTTGATGGGTCGAGTGTTAGTTCCACTTTATTAGGGACTTATTGCGGTACGAATTCTCCAGGGACTGTATCCTCGACAGGTGAGGCTTTGACTTTTCAATGGCATTCTGATAATTCAGTTCAGTATGCCGGGTGGAAAGCTCAAATTCAAGTTGTCTCAGCATCAGCTCCACCTGTAATTGTTGCAAATGGGAGTCAGACTTATTGCCAGGGTGATATGCCTTTGTCCATAGCAGAATCCATTTCTATCTCTGATCCTGATCCTGGTGATACGCAACTTAATGCCATGTCAATTCAAATCTCATCCGGATACCAGAATGGTGAAGATTTATTGAGTATTACGGGGACGCACCCCAATATCACAAGCAGCTGGGATCTTGCTTCGGGGAGATTAACATTAACAGGACCGGCTGCATTTTCTGAATTTGAGGCAGCCATTTTGGCTGTTCAATATTCAAATAGTAGTAGTTCGCTCACTGCAGGTCAAAGAACGTTTTCAATTACATTGGAAGAAGCCAATTATTTAGCCGAGAGTGGCCATTTTTATGAATTTGTACCTTATGTTGGAATACGTTGGGACGATGCCAGGGATGCTGCCGCTTTACGGACATATTATGGTTTGCAGGGGTATTTGGCTACGCTTTCATCTCAGGCAGAATCTGATTTGGCCGGAGCTCAAATTTCGGGTGCAGGCTGGTTGGGCGGTAGTGATCAAGATACAGAAGGGGTTTGGATGTGGATGACAGGACCTGAAGCTGGAACTGTATTTTGGAATGGAGGGGCTGGCGGAAGTAGTCCTAATTTTGCATTTTGGAATTCTGGTGAGCCCAACAATGTTGGATCAGGTGGAGAAGATTATGTCCATATTACTGATAATAGTATTGGTATTCAGGGGTCCTGGAATGATTTGCCAATAGCTGGGGGAAGTGGTGCGTATCAGCCTAAAGGCTATGTTGTTGAATATGGTGGTTTGCCAGGAGATCCGGTTCTCCAAATATCTGCAACCACGACTATAACCGTTGGTGTAGCACCTTCACCTGTAGGAATATTTCATTAGTAATAATAAATGATTGTTTTTTGTCTGATTTTTATCTTTATAACAGATATAAAGAAAATCTTTTTTTAATCTTACATCTATTTGATAGGATCCGTGTTGTAATATGCTGTTGAGTCATGATAATCTAATAATGACTACTGTTTAATCTAGTAATATTTTTGTATTCGATTTAGTTTTCTTAAATTGAGTTGCTTACTTAGATATTTAGGTATTATGAAGAATTATATACTTCTTTTTTTGATTGTGTTTTGTAGTAGTGAATTTCAACTTTTAGCAGCTCTTTTACCCGCTCCCGGGCAAACTCCAATTACGATTACAACTGAAGATGATCGGCGCTCAGATCCGAATCCGGACCTTATTCTCAATAAAAACCTTCTTACAATTACGGGAACTGGGAAATTACTGGTGAGAAATCTGACAGTCGATAATAATTCTGATGTTGTTATTCAATCGGGGGGTGTTTTAATCGTAGAAGGCGATTTGCTCACTGAAAATAAAATGACAATTGATGCGGGAGGGACTCTCATCGTATTAGGAAACTTTGTTCATACAGGTTCCGATACCAATCAGGGTGGTTTTACAAGTTCGGATCCGTCCAATGTTTATATTCTTGGGACGATTGATGGATATGATGATGGTAATCATCTGAATCCGGATTTGTATCCGGTTTTGCAGTGTGATTATGATCCCAATAATGATTCAGGATTAACTGATTATTTAAATAATTGTAATTATGGAGGAGAAATTGACTTGATGACGAACCCAATCTATCAATCGATCTGTGGTGAAAATTTCGAGGGGGGTGTCATTTCGCAAGATCAGGAAATTTGTGATGGTAATTCTCCTGATCAATTCTTAAGTGTTTCACCTGCGACTACTTCAGGAAATCCAACAACATTTACTTATCAATGGTATTATACAACAGTTCTGAATTCTAATCCGGAAACCGATCTTGCAGATTGGATTCTAATTAATGGAGCCGATCAGCTTGATTATACCCCTGATATCGGTACAATTGCTCAGACCACTTTTTTTGTTCGTCAGGCAGGTAAGGGGGCAGGTTGTGTGACTTACTCCAATATTCTGACAATTGATATTGTGGCAGGTCCCAGTCCTGTTGGGATATTTCATGAGTGATGACTTAAAGAACCTTACTCTTGATTTAAAAAATATCAATCAATTCTTTTAAGTTTTCAATCTCAAAAGTTAGTTTCTCATCGTGATTTGCTTTTTTGGGATTGAAATAGATGTGATCCATGCCCATATCACGAGCCCCTTTTATATCCGTACTTAAATCGTCTCCAATCATGATGCTCTGTTCTATTTGTGCGCCAGTTTGCTTTAAGGCATACTCGAAAATCTGAGCGTGAGGTTTATTTGCGCCTGCATTTTCAGATGTGATGATTTGATTGAAATATTTTTCAAGCTTTGAATTCTGTAATTTTCGTCCTTGCACCTCATTAAAACCATTGGTGATAATATGGAGTTGATAGTTTTTGTTTTTTAGGTATTCCAGGC encodes the following:
- a CDS encoding YjjG family noncanonical pyrimidine nucleotidase, which translates into the protein MKYQNIFFDLDRTLWDFDKNSEKTLKQLFRDYSLQNTFGNFLFFKSRYEYHNKKLWLAYYQNRIEKEELSYRRFYLTLKEAGLDDLGLAKEIAHDFIDLSPLQTEVFPNTHECLEYLKNKNYQLHIITNGFNEVQGRKLQNSKLEKYFNQIITSENAGANKPHAQIFEYALKQTGAQIEQSIMIGDDLSTDIKGARDMGMDHIYFNPKKANHDEKLTFEIENLKELIDIF
- a CDS encoding CUB domain-containing protein, with the protein product MKETFRLSRIFGFYSIFIVFMLLFDSFNLEAQSNIIIGSASSVTVQDGDYFYDDGFNNNYKKKKDYTITFNVPSGSSINVVFESFSVELHSNCNYDWLKIFDGSSVSSTLLGTYCGTNSPGTVSSTGEALTFQWHSDNSVQYAGWKAQIQVVSASAPPVIVANGSQTYCQGDMPLSIAESISISDPDPGDTQLNAMSIQISSGYQNGEDLLSITGTHPNITSSWDLASGRLTLTGPAAFSEFEAAILAVQYSNSSSSLTAGQRTFSITLEEANYLAESGHFYEFVPYVGIRWDDARDAAALRTYYGLQGYLATLSSQAESDLAGAQISGAGWLGGSDQDTEGVWMWMTGPEAGTVFWNGGAGGSSPNFAFWNSGEPNNVGSGGEDYVHITDNSIGIQGSWNDLPIAGGSGAYQPKGYVVEYGGLPGDPVLQISATTTITVGVAPSPVGIFH